Proteins encoded by one window of Kribbella flavida DSM 17836:
- a CDS encoding flavin-containing monooxygenase: MTTQHHRIVVIGTGFAGIGMAARLKQAGYDDFVVLERAAEVGGTWRDNTYPGCRCDVPSHLYSFSFAPNPDWSSTFSPQPEIEAYLQQVTDRFGVRPHIRFGHTVESAHWVDGHWLIHTDQGDFTAGILLSGMGPLAEPADPKLPGIESFEGEVFHSAQWNHDLDLAGRKVAVIGTGASAIQFVPAIQPEVEELHLFQRTPPWVLPRPDRRISRLEKAVYRRFPLAQKAVRTGIYWARESMVLGFAKLPGIMTQAQKVAEKHLERQIRDPELRAELTPDFTLGCKRVLISDDYYPAVAQPNVEVVTDAIAEVTRTGILTADGVKHEVDTIIYGTGFRVTDLPVMDMVHGREGRSLREAWADGMEAHLGTAVAGFPNFFLLIGPNTGLGHSSMVFMIESQIAYILDALRTMDAEGLREVEVRPEVQRAFVDRVRSSMRNTVWTRGGCTSWYLDAQGRNTTLWPSFTFRFRQLTRHFDRREYRVG, encoded by the coding sequence ATGACGACGCAGCACCACCGCATCGTGGTGATCGGCACCGGGTTCGCCGGGATCGGCATGGCGGCCCGGCTCAAGCAGGCCGGCTACGACGACTTCGTGGTGCTGGAGCGCGCCGCGGAGGTGGGCGGCACCTGGCGGGACAACACCTATCCGGGCTGCCGGTGCGACGTGCCCTCGCACCTGTACTCGTTCTCCTTCGCGCCCAACCCGGACTGGTCGAGCACGTTCTCCCCGCAGCCCGAGATCGAGGCGTACCTGCAGCAAGTCACCGATCGCTTCGGCGTGCGCCCGCACATCCGCTTCGGCCACACCGTCGAGTCCGCGCACTGGGTCGACGGCCACTGGCTGATCCACACCGACCAGGGCGACTTCACCGCCGGGATCCTGCTGTCCGGGATGGGACCGCTGGCCGAACCGGCGGACCCGAAGCTGCCCGGGATCGAGTCGTTCGAGGGAGAGGTGTTTCACTCGGCGCAGTGGAACCACGACCTGGACCTCGCCGGCCGCAAGGTCGCGGTGATCGGGACGGGTGCGTCGGCGATCCAGTTCGTACCGGCGATCCAGCCGGAGGTGGAGGAGCTGCACCTGTTCCAGCGGACGCCGCCGTGGGTGCTGCCGCGACCGGACCGCCGGATCAGCCGGCTGGAGAAGGCCGTGTACCGGCGGTTCCCGCTGGCGCAGAAGGCAGTGCGGACCGGTATCTACTGGGCTCGCGAGTCGATGGTGCTCGGGTTCGCCAAGCTGCCGGGCATCATGACGCAGGCGCAGAAGGTCGCCGAGAAGCACCTCGAGCGGCAGATCCGGGACCCCGAGCTGCGGGCCGAGCTCACCCCTGACTTCACCCTCGGCTGCAAGCGGGTGCTGATCTCCGACGACTACTACCCGGCCGTCGCGCAGCCCAACGTCGAGGTGGTCACCGACGCGATCGCCGAGGTGACGCGGACCGGCATCCTCACCGCCGACGGGGTGAAGCACGAGGTCGACACGATCATCTACGGCACCGGCTTCCGGGTCACCGACCTGCCGGTGATGGACATGGTGCACGGCCGTGAGGGCCGCAGCCTGCGCGAGGCCTGGGCCGACGGCATGGAAGCCCACCTGGGCACCGCGGTCGCCGGCTTCCCGAACTTCTTCCTGCTGATCGGGCCGAACACCGGCCTCGGGCACAGCTCGATGGTGTTCATGATCGAGTCGCAGATCGCCTACATCCTGGACGCGCTGCGGACGATGGACGCTGAGGGGCTGCGGGAGGTCGAGGTGCGGCCGGAGGTGCAGCGCGCGTTCGTGGACCGGGTCCGGTCGTCGATGCGCAACACGGTCTGGACCCGCGGCGGCTGCACCAGCTGGTACCTCGACGCGCAGGGCCGCAACACCACGCTCTGGCCCTCGTTCACGTTCCGGTTCCGGCAGCTGACCAGGCACTTCGACCGGAGAGAGTACCGGGTGGGCTGA
- a CDS encoding endonuclease/exonuclease/phosphatase family protein, whose protein sequence is MIRRLFTAFAAGTAALATVTVPSTATATVPATATVPATATVPAAATAPVAAAVAAPYTFLNLNFNMCGNKCNHGTLGVADHVAQAILDRPTRPRTATLQEVCAGQAIRIRNRLSDAGYHVVHVPTAHRCDDGSAYGIALVHKGDREWYRVWDLPNPNNHEPRKMVCALLAGQPVLACSTHIDFHGDGTRGVQIKRVAAIMADYAAADRAAFVAGDFNTEPTEDALDAMYRPAYGGGADGIHTEGNGCCQRSGPATADGGRTIDYTFLRAATFTADWAQVVPTSTSDHHKVWASITLK, encoded by the coding sequence ATGATCAGACGTCTGTTCACCGCGTTCGCGGCCGGCACGGCCGCACTGGCGACCGTCACCGTGCCCTCGACCGCCACCGCCACCGTCCCCGCCACCGCCACCGTCCCCGCCACCGCCACCGTCCCCGCTGCCGCCACCGCCCCCGTGGCCGCGGCCGTCGCCGCGCCGTACACGTTCCTCAACCTGAACTTCAACATGTGTGGCAACAAGTGCAACCACGGCACCCTCGGGGTCGCCGACCACGTCGCGCAAGCGATCCTCGACCGGCCGACCCGCCCGCGCACCGCTACCCTGCAGGAGGTCTGCGCCGGCCAGGCCATCCGGATCCGCAACCGCCTGAGCGACGCCGGCTACCACGTTGTGCACGTGCCGACCGCGCATCGCTGCGACGACGGGTCGGCGTACGGGATCGCGCTGGTGCACAAGGGCGACCGGGAGTGGTACCGGGTCTGGGACCTGCCGAACCCGAACAACCACGAACCGCGCAAGATGGTCTGCGCCCTGCTGGCCGGGCAGCCGGTGCTCGCCTGCTCGACGCACATCGACTTCCACGGCGACGGCACCCGCGGCGTCCAGATCAAGCGGGTGGCCGCGATCATGGCCGACTACGCCGCCGCCGACCGGGCCGCCTTCGTGGCCGGTGACTTCAACACCGAGCCCACCGAGGACGCCCTGGATGCGATGTACCGGCCCGCGTACGGCGGCGGCGCGGACGGCATCCACACCGAGGGCAACGGCTGCTGCCAGCGGTCCGGGCCCGCGACCGCCGACGGCGGCCGAACGATCGACTACACCTTCCTGCGCGCGGCGACCTTCACTGCCGACTGGGCGCAGGTGGTGCCGACCTCGACCTCGGACCACCACAAGGTCTGGGCGAGCATCACGCTGAAGTGA
- a CDS encoding MerR family transcriptional regulator, translated as MGGQPPAEPASEEYTVDQLAAKVGMTVRNVRAYAGRGLIPPPRLVGRTGYYGPDHVARLTLVRELLGKGYTLSAVERMMSELPDGALALGVFETLVSPWTPAEPEVITEQQLADRAGIPHDPATIAKLIELGIAERVDDGRLRIPNPDLLRTGLEVIKLGVPLDAIFEMLPKLFEQADQVAKIYVELFRNTVWRQFADAGLPAEGWPEIQRTLENIIPLAGQALVAAFRESMGREIETAAYEELGLPPDEFSSTG; from the coding sequence GTGGGAGGACAACCGCCGGCCGAGCCGGCCTCTGAGGAGTACACGGTCGACCAGCTCGCCGCGAAGGTGGGCATGACCGTTCGCAACGTCCGTGCGTACGCCGGACGCGGGCTGATCCCGCCGCCGCGGCTGGTCGGGCGCACCGGGTACTACGGCCCGGACCACGTGGCCCGGCTGACCTTGGTCCGCGAGCTGCTCGGCAAGGGGTACACCCTGTCCGCGGTGGAGCGGATGATGAGCGAACTGCCGGACGGCGCGCTCGCGCTCGGCGTCTTCGAGACGCTGGTCAGCCCGTGGACCCCGGCCGAGCCCGAGGTGATCACCGAGCAGCAGCTCGCCGACCGGGCCGGCATCCCGCACGACCCGGCGACGATCGCGAAGCTGATCGAGCTCGGCATCGCCGAACGCGTCGACGACGGCCGGCTGCGGATCCCGAACCCGGACCTGCTGCGCACCGGCCTGGAGGTGATCAAGCTCGGCGTTCCGCTGGACGCGATCTTCGAGATGCTGCCCAAGCTGTTCGAGCAGGCCGACCAGGTGGCGAAGATCTACGTGGAACTGTTCCGCAACACCGTCTGGCGGCAGTTCGCCGACGCCGGCCTGCCCGCCGAGGGCTGGCCCGAGATCCAGCGCACCCTGGAGAACATCATCCCGCTGGCCGGCCAGGCCCTGGTCGCGGCCTTCCGCGAGTCGATGGGCCGCGAGATCGAGACCGCCGCCTACGAGGAGCTCGGCCTTCCCCCGGATGAATTCTCTTCCACCGGCTGA
- a CDS encoding SDR family NAD(P)-dependent oxidoreductase, translating to MTGRGGFVRRKAAWDLAGRRALVTGAAGAFGSATVEALRGRGATVLGLDLQKSDDVIECDLTQPDAIPAAVGEAVERLGGLDLLINNAGIGVPAPAGDAPDATARKVIEVNLFAGWGVTAAALPALRAANGRVIFVSSGLAYVTLPLAASYLVSKRAIDTYADALRIENARHLDVSVIYPGYVPTPIHDASLAKGVDLGLFLPAETVGQVVSTIIDVAAARRPPRNRASTRTTGLGVAMARHLPSLADRVVRLRTNQQRRKGGLGELTERLGKI from the coding sequence ATGACCGGCCGGGGCGGGTTCGTCCGGCGCAAGGCGGCCTGGGACCTGGCCGGGAGGCGGGCACTGGTCACCGGCGCCGCGGGAGCGTTCGGGTCGGCGACGGTCGAGGCCCTGCGCGGCCGGGGTGCGACGGTGCTCGGCCTGGACCTGCAGAAGAGCGACGACGTCATCGAGTGCGACCTCACCCAGCCGGACGCGATCCCGGCCGCCGTCGGCGAGGCGGTCGAGCGGCTCGGTGGGCTCGACCTGCTGATCAACAACGCGGGCATCGGCGTACCGGCGCCGGCCGGGGACGCGCCGGACGCCACCGCGCGGAAGGTGATCGAGGTCAACCTGTTCGCCGGCTGGGGTGTGACCGCGGCCGCGCTGCCGGCGCTGCGAGCGGCGAACGGCCGGGTGATCTTCGTGTCCTCCGGACTCGCCTACGTGACGCTGCCACTGGCCGCGTCGTACCTGGTGTCGAAGCGGGCGATCGACACGTACGCCGACGCGCTGCGGATCGAGAACGCCCGGCATCTGGACGTCAGCGTGATCTATCCCGGCTACGTGCCCACGCCGATCCATGACGCGTCGCTGGCCAAGGGCGTGGACCTCGGGCTGTTCCTGCCGGCGGAGACCGTCGGTCAGGTGGTGAGCACGATCATCGACGTCGCCGCCGCCCGGAGGCCGCCGCGCAACCGGGCGTCGACCCGCACCACCGGGCTCGGTGTCGCCATGGCCCGGCACCTGCCGTCGCTGGCCGACCGCGTGGTCCGGTTGCGAACCAACCAGCAACGACGCAAGGGTGGACTGGGCGAGCTGACCGAACGACTGGGGAAGATATGA
- a CDS encoding alpha/beta fold hydrolase: MQAERAGVTTTDGVRLHVETTGSADAPVTVVLGHGWTCSTRSWHHQLEGLPAVLGPDAVRVVAYDHRGHGRSGAAPTGTTRIEQLAEDLVTVLDELVPSGPVVYAGHSMGGMTLMALADQRPDLFGERITGAVLVSTSSGQITSRAFGLPARLDGAAAVVAPRAVNLAGARLERRELRRTGRGAEYGVRAARNEAAQDAAEQAAEQAAIRARLAVWRQVAGTRVRRPAVKRFVFGKKVDPAEVDILLADLDALPGRSFSGFFEAITRHDLEHALEVLGTIPVEVMHGTRDRLLPPRHGNRLAELIPSARLWMYPGAGHMLMQERPRDVTHRLASLARKATA; the protein is encoded by the coding sequence ATGCAGGCCGAGCGGGCCGGGGTGACCACGACCGACGGCGTCCGGCTGCACGTGGAAACGACCGGTTCGGCCGATGCGCCGGTGACCGTGGTGCTGGGGCACGGCTGGACGTGCTCGACGCGCAGCTGGCACCACCAGCTCGAAGGGCTGCCGGCTGTGCTCGGACCGGACGCCGTACGCGTCGTGGCGTACGACCATCGTGGGCACGGGCGCTCCGGCGCGGCGCCGACCGGCACCACGCGGATCGAGCAGCTCGCCGAGGACCTGGTCACGGTGCTGGACGAGCTGGTGCCGTCGGGACCGGTCGTGTACGCCGGGCACTCGATGGGCGGGATGACGCTGATGGCGCTCGCGGACCAGCGCCCGGACCTGTTCGGCGAGCGGATCACCGGTGCCGTGCTGGTGAGCACCTCGTCGGGGCAGATCACCTCCCGCGCGTTCGGGCTGCCCGCGCGGCTGGACGGCGCAGCGGCGGTCGTCGCTCCCCGGGCGGTGAACCTGGCCGGCGCCCGGCTCGAGCGTCGCGAGCTCCGGCGTACGGGCCGGGGTGCGGAGTACGGCGTACGGGCTGCGCGGAACGAGGCTGCACAGGACGCCGCCGAGCAGGCGGCTGAGCAGGCCGCGATCCGGGCCCGGCTCGCGGTGTGGCGGCAGGTGGCCGGCACCCGGGTACGACGTCCGGCCGTGAAGCGATTCGTGTTCGGCAAGAAGGTCGACCCGGCCGAGGTGGACATCCTGCTGGCGGACCTGGACGCGCTGCCGGGCCGGTCGTTCAGCGGGTTCTTCGAGGCGATCACCCGGCACGACCTCGAGCACGCGCTGGAGGTGCTCGGCACGATCCCGGTCGAGGTCATGCACGGCACCCGCGACCGCCTGCTGCCCCCACGGCACGGCAACCGGCTGGCCGAGCTCATCCCGTCGGCCCGGCTGTGGATGTACCCGGGCGCCGGGCACATGCTGATGCAGGAACGCCCCCGCGACGTCACCCACCGCCTCGCTTCCCTCGCCCGCAAGGCCACCGCCTGA
- a CDS encoding CaiB/BaiF CoA transferase family protein, which produces MQNLLSDVVVVDLTRALSGPQAAMMLGDLGARVIKVETPAGGDDSRGWGPPFVGPADGRESTYFLAANRNKESVTADLKSAEGKEFLTQLVRKADVLIENFRPGVLDRLGFPVQRLHELNPGLVILSITGFGHDGPEGGRAGYDQIAQGEGGLMSITGATEPTKTGMPIADLLAGMYGAYGALAALHERAVTGRGRVVRTSLLASVVGVHAFHGTKWTVARELPERVGNHHAQIAPYGMYRTKDDSVQVAVGSEGQWRTFAPIVGLDPDDVRFATNAERVAHRDELTAAIEQAFAAEPADGWLRRLAEAGIPAGKVRDFQQVYEWEQTLSQGLLVEVDHPTLGRIQLPGPPLRFDDNPYAGARETNLPPPRLGEHNESVRAWLAED; this is translated from the coding sequence GTGCAGAACCTTCTCTCCGACGTCGTGGTCGTCGACCTGACCCGAGCGTTGTCCGGGCCGCAGGCGGCGATGATGCTGGGCGATCTCGGGGCGCGGGTGATCAAGGTTGAGACCCCGGCCGGCGGGGACGACAGCCGGGGGTGGGGGCCGCCGTTCGTGGGCCCGGCGGACGGCCGCGAGTCGACGTACTTCCTCGCCGCGAACCGGAACAAGGAGTCGGTGACGGCGGACCTGAAGTCGGCCGAGGGCAAGGAGTTCCTGACCCAACTGGTCCGCAAGGCCGACGTGCTGATCGAGAACTTCCGGCCCGGCGTGCTCGACCGGCTCGGATTCCCGGTGCAGCGGCTGCACGAGCTCAATCCGGGGCTGGTGATCTTGTCGATCACCGGGTTCGGCCACGACGGTCCGGAGGGCGGCCGCGCCGGGTACGACCAGATCGCGCAGGGCGAGGGCGGGCTGATGAGCATCACCGGCGCCACCGAGCCGACCAAGACCGGCATGCCGATCGCGGATCTGCTGGCCGGCATGTACGGCGCCTACGGTGCGCTCGCCGCCTTGCACGAACGGGCGGTCACCGGCCGGGGCCGGGTGGTCCGGACCAGCCTGCTGGCGTCCGTGGTCGGGGTGCACGCGTTCCACGGGACGAAGTGGACCGTCGCGCGCGAACTGCCCGAGCGGGTCGGCAACCACCACGCGCAGATCGCGCCGTACGGGATGTACCGGACGAAGGACGACAGCGTGCAGGTGGCAGTCGGCAGCGAGGGGCAGTGGCGGACGTTCGCCCCGATCGTCGGGCTCGACCCCGACGACGTCCGGTTCGCCACGAACGCCGAGCGGGTGGCGCACCGCGACGAGCTGACCGCGGCCATCGAGCAGGCGTTCGCCGCCGAGCCGGCCGACGGGTGGCTGCGGCGGCTCGCGGAGGCCGGCATTCCGGCGGGCAAGGTGCGCGACTTCCAGCAGGTCTACGAGTGGGAGCAGACGCTGTCGCAGGGCCTGCTGGTGGAGGTCGACCACCCGACGCTCGGCCGCATCCAGCTTCCTGGTCCGCCGCTGCGGTTCGACGACAACCCGTACGCCGGGGCGCGCGAGACCAATCTGCCGCCGCCGCGACTCGGGGAGCACAACGAGTCCGTGCGCGCCTGGCTCGCCGAGGACTGA
- a CDS encoding sugar ABC transporter ATP-binding protein, with product MAEPALVRMSGIGKRYGGVQACREVDFTLGAGEVHALLGENGAGKSTLMKILSGDVGGYDGRIEIDGEPVTFGGPTDAQAAGIAMIHQELDLVPALSVADNIFLGRELRTRWRAADRRRMDREARALLERSGVRLDPRRPVGELRVGEQQLVTIAKAISLDARVLIMDEPTSALTTSEVERLFAVIRELRRAGVGIVYISHRMEEIARVADRATVLRNGQVVTSFDPRELSTAEVVEAMVGRPVQTMFSTPDAPTGDELLQVENLIVKPRRPRPGRRDPDGISLTVRSGEIVGLCGLLGAGRTELLETLYGVAPAGARSGRILLQGQEIRPRSPRHALAQGIGFVPEDRRVSGLVLFHSILANTVVSSLPAYGRLGVIARRMERAASVRMADRLRLKFGRLQDDVGTLSGGNQQKVVFGRMLLTEPKLLLLDEPTRGVDIGAKAEIYRLLGELAGQGLGVLLASSELPELTGVCDRVVVLRDGRDVASYRTAEAGESDLLAAAMGDRAEFKDEIVFDEVGGAL from the coding sequence ATGGCCGAGCCCGCCCTGGTCCGGATGTCCGGGATCGGCAAGCGGTACGGCGGCGTCCAGGCCTGCCGGGAGGTCGACTTCACCCTCGGCGCCGGCGAGGTGCACGCGCTGCTGGGTGAGAACGGCGCCGGCAAGAGCACGCTGATGAAGATCCTGTCCGGCGACGTCGGCGGGTACGACGGGCGGATCGAGATCGACGGCGAGCCGGTGACCTTCGGGGGACCGACCGACGCGCAGGCGGCCGGGATCGCGATGATCCACCAGGAGCTCGACCTGGTGCCCGCGCTGTCGGTCGCCGACAACATCTTTCTCGGCCGCGAGCTGCGGACCCGCTGGCGCGCGGCCGACCGCCGCCGGATGGACCGGGAGGCCCGCGCCCTGCTCGAGCGCAGCGGCGTACGGCTGGATCCGCGCCGCCCGGTCGGCGAGCTGCGGGTCGGCGAGCAGCAACTGGTCACCATCGCCAAGGCGATCTCGCTCGACGCCCGGGTGCTGATCATGGACGAGCCCACCTCGGCGCTCACCACCTCCGAGGTCGAACGCCTCTTCGCCGTGATCCGCGAACTGCGCCGGGCCGGCGTCGGCATCGTCTACATCAGCCACCGGATGGAGGAGATCGCCCGGGTCGCCGACCGGGCGACCGTGCTGCGCAACGGCCAGGTGGTCACCAGCTTCGACCCGCGCGAGCTGAGCACCGCCGAGGTCGTCGAGGCGATGGTCGGCCGCCCGGTGCAGACCATGTTCAGCACACCGGACGCACCCACCGGCGACGAGCTGCTCCAGGTCGAGAACCTGATCGTGAAGCCGCGCCGCCCACGCCCCGGCCGCCGCGACCCCGACGGCATCTCGCTGACCGTGCGGTCCGGTGAGATCGTCGGGCTGTGCGGCCTGCTCGGCGCGGGCCGGACCGAACTGCTGGAGACCCTGTACGGCGTGGCGCCGGCCGGCGCGCGATCGGGCCGGATCCTGCTGCAGGGACAGGAGATCCGGCCGCGCAGTCCGCGGCACGCGCTGGCGCAGGGCATCGGTTTCGTGCCGGAGGACCGGCGGGTGTCCGGGCTGGTGCTGTTCCACTCGATCCTGGCCAACACGGTGGTGTCCAGCCTGCCGGCGTACGGGCGGCTCGGGGTGATCGCGCGGCGGATGGAACGGGCCGCATCGGTGCGGATGGCCGACCGGCTGCGGCTGAAGTTCGGCCGGCTGCAGGACGACGTCGGCACGCTGTCGGGCGGCAACCAGCAGAAGGTCGTGTTCGGCCGGATGCTGCTGACCGAGCCGAAGCTGCTGCTGCTGGACGAGCCGACCCGCGGTGTCGACATCGGCGCGAAGGCGGAGATCTACCGGCTGCTCGGCGAGCTGGCCGGCCAGGGCCTCGGTGTGCTGCTGGCGTCGTCGGAGCTGCCGGAGCTCACGGGGGTGTGCGACCGGGTGGTCGTTCTGCGGGACGGGCGCGACGTCGCGTCGTACCGGACCGCGGAGGCCGGGGAGAGCGACCTGCTGGCGGCCGCGATGGGCGACCGGGCGGAGTTCAAGGACGAGATCGTGTTCGACGAGGTCGGAGGGGCGTTGTGA